From one Lotus japonicus ecotype B-129 chromosome 3, LjGifu_v1.2 genomic stretch:
- the LOC130742466 gene encoding uncharacterized protein LOC130742466 — MKIMTSQSHSSPGSCSHVDYERLCKCGLLASFRTSWTDFNYGRRFYNCPAMKCDYFVWVDPPRRIQQRTSRQPRNQASTCFVNPVAEEEENSDHENEDAKIKKLVDGMKSRDQMLLTVVFGILVVVLITLLLVILKL, encoded by the exons ATGAAGATCATGACATCCCAATCACATAGCTCCCCAGGATCTTGTAGTCATGTTGATTATGAAAGGTTATGCAAATGTGGTCTGTTAGCTTCGTTTAGGACATCCTGGACAGATTTTAACTATGGACGTCGTTTCTATAATTGTCCTGCAATG AAGTGTGACTATTTTGTCTGGGTTGATCCTCCTCGACGCATCCAACAACGAACTAGTAGACAACCAAGGAATCAAGCGAGTACATGTTTTGTTAATCCAgtagctgaagaagaagagaatagtGACCATGAGAATGAAGATGCCAAAATTAAAAAACTGGTGGATGGAATGAAGTCCAGGGACCAAATGTTGTTGACCGTAGTTTTTGGAATTCTTGTGGTGGTCCTAATTACGTTATTGCTTGTTATTTTGAAGTTGTAA